The sequence GGCGACACGTTCAAATCACGCGATTACTGATACTGAGCCCGAACGAGGGGCTGAGCATCCTCCAGCCCTTCAGTTGTGCGCGTGAAGGTGGAGCGCtagaacgggctgcccagagaggtggtggaatcaccttctctggagataattccaaacccccctggacatgttcctgtccTCCCccctctaggtgaccctgctttggcagcggGCTTGGACTAGATAATTTCCAAAGGTCCTGACCATTCCATGATCCATACATCCCTgggctccctgccctggggctggggggttaTGGAGAGGCGGGATGCTGTCAGCTGCCCACCAGAGGGAACTCTGAAACACCAGTTTGGTCTCTGAGAAGGAATTCCTTCCTTGGGAGAAGGTGCTGGCCTGTGTTACACCTCCAGGGGATGCAACGGAAGGAAAGTCAGGGTGGGAGTCCTACGGATCTGCCTTTGGTCAGGGGTCGGAGCAAGACCTGCCTGCGCTTGGCTGGGCGGGAAGCGGTTTGGGGGCAccagaggagctggagctggttCTTTTCGGGGGGGTCTCTAGTAAAACTGGCAATACGGAGTAAATAAAGGTGCTGTAACAAACGGGGCGATGGGCAGAAGTTACCTCCCAGTAGGTAACGCCACAGGTAAAGCACCTTTCGTCCAGGAGCTGCACGTGCGGCTCCAGCAAACACGgagaggaggatggaggtgggggCACGGGGTGAAGGTGGTTGGAACTATAAAAGTGCCATAAAAAGAGACGGTTTCAATGGTAACGGGGCTACGCTGGTGTTTCCCGCTTTTGAGGCCGTCTTGGTTCATCTCAGAAGAACACCCTAAAAATGGGAAATCGTTCACGGGACAATTCTGTTTTTAAGGAAATGCTGCTGAAAGGATTAATCTTAAATTCTCCCACCAAGCCGCTGGAAAAGTCAGACGGATTTCCCCATGCTCGGCTGTGGGAATATACCAAGCTTTTGGCTATTTCTTGCACCAAGCAGAACAAGGATAATATTTCTGCAGAAacttaattaaaagcaaatgctCGAGCATTTATTTAGTGCAAACGAATAACCTGATTTTGATGTGTGCCCTCCCCCCAAAACAGCCCCTGACTCCCACCCCCCACCTTCCCCACGCTGCCTTTGGGGCCAGGTTGAGCTTTCAGTCGCCGCCCCCAGTTCATTGAATATTTTTAGGACATTTAACCAGATAACTTGCTTCTGGCCAGTAATGCTGGagtaggttttgctttttttaatttgcgTGGGATTTGGTGCGTAATCTCTTTTCTAGGACTCTGGTCATCACAAATAATTGTGCTGAACCTCCCGTAAATTAGGGAATTATTTTGTTAGGGgaattcacactttttttttttctttttttttttaatttttccttaacaGTGTTCAGTCTGCAAAAAGACCGTGACTTTTCTCAAGGGCAAGAGCAGAAGGGCGTTAATGTGTGTTGGGGCCGGATCCAGCAACAGCCCCCCTCGGCTTTGGGGTGGCTTCTTGCTGGGATGCGGAAGGGGAGGGAGGCTCCGGGCTTGTTTTGCAAAGCCTGTTAAGCAAGGCTGTGTATTCAGTGCTGTTCGGCTCCAGCCCGGCTCTCTGGAAATCCTGTGTACGTTGGcttgtcttcatttttatttttattttttttttagtcaattAAGCGATGGACTTCCCATCCTGAAAAGACCCTGGTGCTGGCAGGGAGCCGGGAGGCGGGAATGGCCGGGGCTGTCTGCCCTCGCTGTCTCTCCTTCACTGAGACGCTTTTggtgctgcagctccccagggacctCGGAATAATCCTTCACTTTCATGCTGGGGCTCAGCCTGTGCCTCGGGGGAAGCTCTGGCCTCGCCTCCCCTCCTCTTTTGGGACAGAAATGCCACTTTCCCATCCTCCATGGATGGGTGTCTGTGTGTCTGGGGGAGTGGCTGCTTGCCAGGCTGcccctggctggggctgctgcctgcctccctcttcccagctcctGGGTGACCCCCCCACAGCTGCCTTCACCCCCTGCTTCACTGCCCTGCCTCTTGCCCTGGCGTTTGTCTCGTTAATCTGCAACCGGGGCCCGGACAACTGCCCCTCCCGGGTGGGTTTTCGCTGTGGGGCcaaggctgctccccagggcaggACCACGCACCCATGTTTTCTGAGGTTGGGAGAACACAAAGTGCACCACAAATTTATCACCAGCAGCTGTGGTTGGTCGCAGACGGTGCCCTCTCCCCCCGGCTAGGACCGGAGCACCCACGTCAGGGCAGCCCTGCTGCgaagggggcagccgggggggccAGCAGAGCCTTTGCCCCAGGTAGCGGGGGGCTGCTGTGCTGCACTGTGGCAGCCGCATCACCAGCCTGGGGGCCACCTTCATTTGTGCTGGCTCAGGATGAGCATCCCAGCCCCACGCCGTGGGTGAGAAAGGCTCTTCAGCCTCCTGCCTCGATGTCCTGGGGTCCCACCAGGTCGGTCCCCCACGGGATGCGTGCCATCCCGcaccctccccagcccatccCGGTGGTATGGACCCTCCCCGGTTCCCCCCAACGGGACAGCCCTCACGGTGGAGGAGCGTGTGCTGCCTGTGGCCAGcaccccctgccttcccccggcCACCCCCTTGGCTCCTGCTCTTCTAGAACGGGGTCGGTTCCCGGCTCTGAGCAGTGCCACCCCCTCGGTGAGCAGCCAAACGCCCCGGCACTGCAAAGGGGACGCTGCCTCTGTCCCCCCATCCCACACTGGCCCCCAGGACCAACAAGCCCAGCACGCAACcctgcctcctgcagctcctggatCGTTCCCACTCGGCAAATCTCTGGGGTTTAGCACTGAAGCTTTGACTTTTATTCCGGTTCGATGTTGTGGGTGTGTTGCAGCCCCCCTTCACGCTAAAAGAAGGtcagccctgccagcagctgcctcccACACATGGCATTTTCCTGGCCAAAGCgctcctcctgcccagcaccttCAACCCATTGGTGCATCGAGGGGGACACCAGCGCTTCACGCCCCCTCCAGGCTCCAGCCCACCAAACCCCCAGGAAAACCCAGGCTTGGAAAGACGAGGCGCAAGGCAGCGGCCAGCGGTGGGCAACGTTTATTGGGCTGGGATCCTGCGCATCCCCCGGGGGATGCGGCCGCTGCTGCTCCCCCATCTGCCCCCGACAccaagggagggaggggaaaagcctCCTACAGCCTTTTTACAATAAATAGTTAAAACGGCAGGTTTTGGCCTGGCACGGGGAGCGCTGCAGGCCAGGGGGGACCATAGCTGCCACCGAGTTGGTGGCCGGGCACGGCTGTAAAGccgagaggggctgggggcatcGAGGGGCCGCTCCCTGTGGGATGCTGTGCCAGCACACCTCACAACTGCCctcttggcttcttttttttttttttccccaataaaacaAGGCTGGGGCAACGAGTATCCATATTCCCCTCTGCTTTTGATCCTGCCGGATGATTTTTGGAAGCAGCTGAGCTCCGGGATGcccccaggcaccagcagcatGGGATGCAGCGGGGCTTGTGGGCTCTGGTGGTGGGTGAACGCTGCTCTTCTCCGCAAGGCTGGCCCAAGATGGGCAGGTCTCCCCAAAACTACTGCTGCCGGGGGGAgtctggggggcagcagcagtgctCATGCTCAGCCAGAGCCTGGAAACACAAACCCCAGCCTCATGGAGGGGATCGCTGCTTGCAGTCAgggaaaaagtttatttttttttaggtgggAGCTCCAGGGCAGCCTCTCCCCATCTCTGCCACCCGGCCTTTGCTGCGCCCAAGCCCTCCCTGCTCCGAACTGGGGGTGGCCAGGCTGGGATGTGCTGCAGGTGCTCCCGGAGGGTGCTGGAGCAGCTCGGGGCTGGGTACCGCTGTGGCCCGCCCAAAACCTGCCGAGGCCAGAGAAAGGCCTTTCACCGTCTCAGCCAGGCTCTAGAAAAAGCACTTAATTTCCCTCGGCTGCATCGAGCATGACAGGATGTTGCCGGAGGTGCCAACATTGGGGGGCCCCACCACGGCGCGGCTGGGCAGCATGTGGCCCCCACCATCGCCTGGGGCTGCCCGAGCCGGCGCTCCCGGCTGTGCCGGGGGGTGCTGGGAAGCGAAGCGGGGGGCCGACGCGCACGGGGGTCGTGGGGGCTGAGCCATGGCATGGCCCCGGCTCAGGCCCGGGAGAGGCGGACGGGGTAGGTGACCATGTTGAAGCTGTCCCAGGCGAAGAGCTGCCGCTCAGCGGGGTTGTAGTCCACCATGCTGAGGTAGCGGAAGCGGTTCTCAAAGGGGATGCTGAGGGCCCggctggtgctggtggctgtgtcGTAGGCGAAGTTGACGGTGGCATTGGGCGCCGAGTAACTGCTGACGGTGTAGAGGGTGCCGCAGATGACAAAGGAGTTGGCCACCCCCCGCTTGCGGATGTTGGTCTCCCAGGTCCGCTGGATCTCCAGCGTCTCAGGGTCCAGCTTGGAGAGGACAATCGCCCCCCTGGCCTTCTCGGTGCTGTAGATCACCCAGAGCCCCGTCTCGTCCACAGCCAGGTCGATATCGGTGTAGCCCCCCCAGGAGTAGGGGTACTGCCCGTGGAAGCCGGCGCCGGGGATCTCCCTCTCGGCCGTGACGGTCTCTCCCCGCAGGTCGTAGCGGGCCACggcgcgggagcggcggggctggaAGAAGAGCCCCCCACGGTAGATGACAGCCCCCGTGCTCTCCAGGGGCTGCGGCAGGATGTGCACCTTGGCGGGGTAGCCCCGGGCCAGCTGCTCGGGCGCCTCGTACTGGAAGAGCTGTCGGACCTCCGTGCCCACTGTGTCCACGCGCCAGGTGGTCTCCCGCGTGAAGGGGGGCACGGGCTCGGGGTCCTTCATCCACACGCCGTACTTGCCGGCAATGGAGTCCGCCCGGCCGAAGACGACGGGCTCCCCCACCCACACCAGCTCGCCACAGCCTGCTCGGggacaggagggagagagaaagggg is a genomic window of Rissa tridactyla isolate bRisTri1 chromosome 8, bRisTri1.patW.cur.20221130, whole genome shotgun sequence containing:
- the MYOC gene encoding myocilin — protein: MAGAWLLLWGALALGSRAETAFLRRGDDSTGRCTYSFTVASPVEAGCPDGGGVPELRAELAALAARLSRLESRERGAGGSGPRGAEAGGVRDPQHPAPAARLEAAYGELLRAKSRLEEEKGRLEREKEELGRRLESSAQEIARLRATRCPPGGEGPGRDALRAPGKAPRWDPQPLAYQELQSERTEVPASRLLEETALGRPGSEDSGCGELVWVGEPVVFGRADSIAGKYGVWMKDPEPVPPFTRETTWRVDTVGTEVRQLFQYEAPEQLARGYPAKVHILPQPLESTGAVIYRGGLFFQPRRSRAVARYDLRGETVTAEREIPGAGFHGQYPYSWGGYTDIDLAVDETGLWVIYSTEKARGAIVLSKLDPETLEIQRTWETNIRKRGVANSFVICGTLYTVSSYSAPNATVNFAYDTATSTSRALSIPFENRFRYLSMVDYNPAERQLFAWDSFNMVTYPVRLSRA